The Nostoc sp. 'Lobaria pulmonaria (5183) cyanobiont' genome window below encodes:
- a CDS encoding 2Fe-2S iron-sulfur cluster-binding protein encodes MAVYQVRFINPTLGLDRTIPVPDDQYILDMAEEAGIRLPSGCKQGECSACIAKLISGEVEQSEQKFLRPNEIQAGYVVTCVTYPLSDCTLETHQEQVLYKSALYYKPESGKSE; translated from the coding sequence ATGGCAGTTTATCAAGTTCGATTTATCAATCCTACACTTGGATTAGATCGCACCATTCCAGTCCCAGACGATCAATATATTTTAGATATGGCGGAAGAAGCTGGTATCCGCCTACCATCTGGGTGTAAACAAGGCGAATGTTCTGCGTGTATTGCGAAACTTATTAGTGGTGAAGTCGAGCAAAGCGAGCAAAAATTTCTGCGTCCAAATGAAATACAAGCTGGTTATGTTGTTACTTGTGTAACTTACCCTTTGTCTGATTGCACTTTAGAAACCCATCAAGAACAAGTCTTATATAAATCAGCCCTTTATTATAAGCCTGAGTCGGGAAAATCTGAGTGA